From the genome of Nitrospirota bacterium, one region includes:
- a CDS encoding MarC family protein: MTFIPLFVAFDAIGVLPIYISLTQDMEDAVRAKVLRHSVITATAVTVLFLLIGKGVFITL; this comes from the coding sequence ATGACGTTTATCCCGCTCTTCGTGGCCTTTGATGCCATTGGTGTCCTGCCTATTTACATATCCCTTACCCAGGATATGGAGGATGCTGTCAGGGCTAAGGTGCTGAGACATTCGGTAATTACGGCAACGGCTGTAACCGTGTTATTCCTGCTGATCGGCAAAGGTGTATTCATAACTCTTG